One Streptomyces sp. L2 genomic window carries:
- a CDS encoding class I SAM-dependent methyltransferase encodes MARQLDEQLAGRFPVGQRLRVLDVGMGQGTQALRLARLGHQVTGVEQDPTMIEAAREALAGEPVGIRERVRLVQGDGRDTGVHFLPGAFDVVLCHGVLMYVEEPDAMVAGLARMLAPGGLLSLLVRNGDALAMRPGLSGDWAGALAAFDTTAYRNRLGLDVRADRLATLTATLAGINAPLHAWYGVRVFTDTAADGTEVPGEHELRALLAAEEKAGRTDPYRGVAALLHLCGVRG; translated from the coding sequence GTGGCCCGGCAGCTCGACGAGCAGCTGGCCGGGCGGTTCCCGGTCGGGCAGCGGCTGCGGGTGCTCGACGTGGGCATGGGGCAGGGCACGCAGGCGCTGCGGCTGGCCCGGCTCGGGCACCAGGTGACGGGGGTCGAGCAGGACCCGACGATGATCGAGGCGGCCCGCGAGGCCCTGGCCGGTGAGCCGGTGGGCATCCGCGAGCGGGTCCGGCTGGTGCAGGGCGACGGGCGGGACACCGGCGTGCATTTCCTGCCGGGCGCCTTCGACGTGGTGCTGTGCCACGGCGTCCTGATGTACGTCGAGGAGCCCGACGCGATGGTGGCCGGGCTGGCCCGGATGCTGGCGCCGGGCGGTCTGCTGTCCCTGCTGGTCCGCAACGGGGACGCGCTGGCCATGCGGCCGGGGCTGTCCGGCGACTGGGCGGGCGCGCTGGCCGCGTTCGACACGACGGCGTACCGGAACCGGCTCGGTCTCGACGTCCGCGCCGACCGGCTGGCCACGCTCACCGCGACGCTAGCCGGGATCAACGCGCCGCTGCACGCCTGGTACGGGGTGCGGGTCTTCACGGACACGGCGGCGGACGGCACCGAGGTTCCGGGCGAGCATGAGCTGCGGGCGCTGCTCGCGGCCGAGGAGAAGGCCGGCCGCACCGACCCCTACCGCGGGGTGGCGGCGCTGCTGCACCTCTGCGGAGTGCGCGGCTGA
- a CDS encoding histidine kinase translates to MRTIERARCGLRAHPLALDAAIAAGVLVCMVAGSFVVPGGGGRGISWGVRTPAPLSLLLMLLGAAALVFRRRAPKAVLAVTGAVSLAELVTADPRAPVAMSAVIALFTVAAATDRTTTVRVGLLTMIVLTGAAMLGGSLPWYAQENLGVLAWTGIGATAGDAVRSRRAVVQAIRERAERAERTREEEARRRVAEERLRIARDLHDVVAHHIALVNVQAGVAAHVMDRRPDQAKEALAHVREASRSALNELRATVGLLRQSGDPEAPTEPAPGLSRLDDLAGTFRSAGLPVQVARADDGTALPAAVDLAAYRIIQEALTNAQKHAGPNARAEVSVVRVGPNIEVTVLDDGPGADGEPGAGGGHGLLGMRERVTALRGTLTTGPRYGGGYRVHAILPVETRTTAPGETA, encoded by the coding sequence GTGAGGACAATCGAACGGGCGCGGTGTGGGCTGCGGGCTCACCCCCTCGCGCTGGACGCGGCCATCGCCGCAGGCGTCCTCGTATGCATGGTCGCCGGCTCGTTCGTCGTGCCGGGCGGCGGCGGCCGGGGCATCAGCTGGGGCGTCCGGACGCCCGCGCCCCTCAGCCTCCTCCTCATGCTCCTCGGCGCAGCCGCCCTCGTGTTCCGGCGCCGCGCCCCGAAGGCTGTCCTCGCCGTCACCGGCGCCGTCTCCCTCGCCGAACTGGTCACCGCCGACCCCCGCGCCCCCGTGGCGATGTCCGCCGTCATCGCCCTGTTCACCGTCGCCGCCGCCACCGACCGCACCACCACCGTGCGCGTCGGCCTGCTCACCATGATCGTGCTGACGGGCGCCGCCATGCTCGGCGGCAGCCTGCCCTGGTACGCCCAGGAGAACCTCGGCGTCCTGGCCTGGACCGGTATCGGCGCCACCGCCGGGGACGCCGTACGCAGCCGCCGCGCCGTCGTGCAGGCCATCCGCGAGCGCGCGGAACGCGCCGAACGCACCCGCGAGGAGGAGGCCCGCCGCCGCGTCGCCGAGGAGCGGCTGCGCATCGCCCGTGACCTGCACGACGTCGTCGCCCACCACATCGCCCTCGTCAACGTGCAGGCCGGAGTCGCCGCGCACGTCATGGACAGGCGCCCCGACCAGGCCAAGGAGGCCCTCGCCCACGTCCGCGAGGCCAGCCGCTCCGCACTGAACGAACTACGCGCCACCGTCGGCCTGCTCCGCCAGTCCGGCGACCCCGAGGCCCCCACCGAACCCGCCCCCGGCCTCAGCCGCCTCGACGACCTCGCCGGCACCTTCCGCAGCGCCGGCCTGCCCGTGCAGGTGGCCCGCGCCGACGACGGCACCGCCCTCCCCGCCGCCGTCGACCTGGCGGCCTACCGGATCATCCAGGAAGCCCTGACCAACGCGCAGAAACACGCGGGCCCGAACGCCAGGGCCGAGGTCAGCGTCGTACGCGTCGGACCGAACATCGAGGTCACCGTCCTCGACGACGGACCGGGAGCGGACGGTGAACCCGGCGCGGGCGGCGGGCACGGGCTCCTCGGCATGCGCGAGCGGGTCACCGCGCTGCGCGGCACCCTGACCACCGGCCCCCGCTACGGCGGCGGCTACCGCGTCCATGCGATCCTGCCCGTCGAGACCCGCACGACGGCCCCGGGGGAGACCGCATGA
- the cobT gene encoding nicotinate-nucleotide--dimethylbenzimidazole phosphoribosyltransferase — MSRIDLDDFSDLIERPDGAVRRDAEARRERRIVPPGALGRLDELGEWLSAAQGAVPVRPVERPRVVLFAGDHGIAELGVSARPAGGAAELVRAVLEGGSPVAVLARRLDVPVRVVDMAVDCEPDAFPADVVRHRVRRGSGRIDVEDALTLDEADAAFRAGMAVADEEADSGTDLVVLGDVSVGGTTAASVLVAALCGTDASVVTGRGGLAIDDLVWMRKCAAIRDALRRARPVLGDQLQLLATVGGADLAAMTGFLLQCAVRKLPVILDGVVAAACALVGQRAAFRAPDWWLAGHDSGEPGQAKALDRMALEPLLTQGVRVGEGVGALLALPLVRSAAALAAELPERPEAKADAEAPEGEKAAEAE; from the coding sequence ATGAGCAGGATTGATCTCGACGACTTCTCCGATCTCATCGAGCGCCCCGACGGTGCCGTACGCCGTGACGCCGAGGCCCGCCGGGAGCGCCGGATCGTGCCGCCCGGGGCGCTGGGCCGGCTCGACGAACTGGGCGAGTGGCTGTCGGCGGCGCAGGGCGCCGTACCGGTACGGCCGGTGGAACGGCCGCGCGTGGTGCTCTTCGCCGGCGACCACGGCATCGCCGAGCTGGGCGTCTCCGCCCGTCCCGCGGGCGGTGCCGCGGAGCTGGTGCGGGCGGTGCTGGAGGGCGGCAGTCCGGTGGCGGTGCTGGCCCGGCGCCTGGACGTGCCCGTGCGCGTCGTCGACATGGCCGTGGACTGCGAGCCGGACGCGTTCCCCGCGGACGTCGTACGGCACCGGGTGCGGCGCGGCAGCGGCCGTATCGACGTCGAGGACGCGCTGACGCTGGACGAGGCCGACGCGGCGTTCCGGGCCGGTATGGCCGTCGCCGACGAGGAGGCCGACTCGGGGACGGATCTCGTGGTCCTCGGCGATGTCAGCGTGGGCGGGACGACGGCGGCGTCGGTGCTGGTCGCGGCGCTGTGCGGGACCGACGCCTCGGTGGTGACCGGACGGGGCGGGCTCGCGATCGACGACCTGGTCTGGATGCGCAAGTGCGCGGCGATCCGGGACGCGCTGCGCCGGGCCCGGCCGGTCCTCGGTGACCAGCTGCAGTTGCTGGCGACGGTGGGCGGGGCGGACCTGGCGGCGATGACCGGGTTCCTGCTGCAGTGCGCGGTGCGGAAGCTGCCCGTGATCCTCGACGGGGTGGTGGCGGCCGCGTGCGCGCTGGTCGGGCAGCGGGCCGCCTTCCGGGCGCCGGACTGGTGGCTGGCGGGGCACGACAGCGGGGAGCCCGGGCAGGCGAAGGCGCTGGACCGGATGGCCCTGGAGCCGCTGCTGACCCAGGGCGTGCGGGTCGGCGAGGGCGTGGGCGCGCTGCTGGCCCTGCCGCTGGTGCGCAGCGCGGCGGCACTGGCCGCGGAGCTGCCGGAGCGGCCCGAGGCGAAGGCCGATGCCGAGGCGCCGGAAGGCGAGAAGGCGGCGGAAGCGGAGTAA
- a CDS encoding trypsin-like peptidase domain-containing protein: MDASPARALPRAAWITALLCSVALLSGCSRSGPAPASRDDVTATRAAAAPLDASDLQSQYEKVIKEVLPSVVQIQASQDLGSGVVYDDKGHIVTNAHVVGSEKKFKVTTANSETTLTASLVYSYPEQDLAVIKLDKVPDGLKAASFGNTDKVAVGQIVLAMGSPLGLSSSVTQGIVSATGRTVSEGSSGGGTGATIANMVQTSAAINPGNSGGALVNLDGQVIGIPTLAATDPQLGGSAAPGIGFAIPASMVKTVADQIIQKGKVVDSGRAALNITARTVVDSDYQPAGVAVVSVARGGAADKAGLRAGDIITRLGDQTITTITSLSEALASERPGQHTKVTFLRDGRTTTVEVTLGEQ, from the coding sequence ATGGACGCTTCCCCTGCCCGTGCTCTTCCGAGGGCCGCCTGGATCACCGCGCTCCTGTGCTCCGTGGCCCTCCTCTCCGGCTGCTCGCGGTCCGGTCCCGCGCCCGCGTCGCGGGACGACGTCACGGCCACCCGGGCGGCGGCCGCGCCGCTGGACGCGAGCGACCTGCAGAGCCAGTACGAGAAAGTGATCAAGGAGGTCCTGCCGTCGGTCGTGCAGATCCAGGCGAGCCAGGACCTCGGCTCCGGGGTGGTGTACGACGACAAGGGGCACATCGTCACCAACGCGCACGTGGTCGGCTCGGAGAAGAAGTTCAAGGTGACCACGGCGAACAGCGAGACCACGCTCACCGCGTCCCTGGTGTACTCCTACCCGGAGCAGGACCTCGCGGTGATCAAGCTGGACAAGGTGCCGGACGGGCTGAAGGCGGCGTCCTTCGGGAACACCGACAAGGTCGCGGTCGGGCAGATCGTGCTGGCGATGGGTTCGCCGCTCGGGCTGTCGTCCAGCGTGACGCAGGGCATCGTCTCGGCGACCGGACGGACCGTCAGCGAGGGCAGCAGCGGCGGCGGAACGGGCGCCACGATCGCGAACATGGTGCAGACGTCGGCGGCCATCAACCCGGGCAACAGCGGTGGCGCCCTGGTCAATCTGGACGGGCAGGTCATCGGTATCCCGACGCTCGCGGCGACCGATCCCCAGCTGGGCGGCAGCGCGGCGCCGGGCATCGGGTTCGCGATCCCGGCGTCGATGGTGAAGACGGTCGCCGACCAGATCATCCAGAAGGGCAAGGTCGTCGACTCGGGGCGGGCCGCGCTCAACATCACGGCGCGGACGGTCGTCGACAGCGACTACCAGCCGGCCGGCGTCGCGGTGGTCAGCGTCGCGCGGGGCGGGGCGGCCGACAAGGCGGGGTTGCGGGCCGGGGACATCATCACCAGGCTGGGTGACCAGACGATCACCACCATCACGTCCCTCTCCGAGGCCCTCGCCTCGGAGAGGCCGGGCCAGCACACGAAGGTGACGTTCCTGCGCGACGGCCGCACGACGACCGTCGAGGTGACACTGGGTGAGCAGTGA
- a CDS encoding bifunctional adenosylcobinamide kinase/adenosylcobinamide-phosphate guanylyltransferase, translating to MELTLLGTGAPAGLPRPDCPCAVCATALGPAARAATAVLVDGALLLDLTPGVAFAAARAGHSLGGVRQVLLSHPHDGPAVEVPAGLPQPGRVPDGRELALLTGHRVRAVAMDAGGTGYAVTGPDGQRLLYLPPGGAPAGLEESRAETYQMVLADVVGRPDALARLRAVGSVGPTTDVVAVHLDHDVPSGGESVRRLAAAGARAVPDGTTLVVGAYEDVPDVPRRTLVLGGARSGKSVEAERRLESFPEVLYVATGGTRSGDGEWAARVAAHRERRPGSWRTAETTDLVPLLAEEGPPVLIDCLSLWLTDAMDAVGAWDDAEWAGGGEKALRERVAELAAAVRSARRTVVAVSNEVGSGIVPATASGRRYRDELGRLNASFAAECEEVLLVVAGQAMVLRG from the coding sequence GTGGAACTGACTCTGCTCGGCACCGGTGCCCCCGCGGGACTGCCCCGCCCCGACTGTCCCTGTGCCGTCTGCGCGACCGCGCTCGGGCCGGCCGCGCGGGCGGCCACCGCCGTCCTGGTGGACGGGGCGCTGCTGCTCGACCTGACGCCGGGCGTGGCGTTCGCGGCCGCCCGCGCCGGTCATTCGCTGGGCGGGGTTCGGCAGGTGCTGCTGTCGCACCCGCACGACGGCCCGGCGGTGGAGGTGCCGGCCGGGCTGCCACAGCCCGGCCGGGTCCCGGACGGCCGGGAGTTGGCGCTGCTGACGGGGCATCGGGTGCGGGCGGTGGCGATGGACGCGGGCGGCACCGGGTACGCGGTGACCGGGCCGGACGGGCAGCGGCTGCTGTACCTGCCGCCGGGCGGCGCTCCCGCGGGACTGGAGGAGTCGCGGGCGGAGACGTACCAGATGGTCCTGGCGGACGTGGTGGGGCGGCCGGACGCGCTGGCCCGGCTGCGGGCGGTGGGCTCGGTCGGGCCGACCACGGACGTCGTCGCCGTCCACCTCGACCACGACGTGCCGTCCGGCGGCGAGTCGGTGCGACGGCTCGCGGCGGCGGGGGCGCGCGCGGTGCCCGACGGAACGACGCTGGTGGTGGGCGCGTACGAGGACGTACCGGACGTGCCGCGCCGGACCCTGGTGCTGGGCGGGGCGCGTTCGGGCAAGTCGGTGGAGGCCGAGCGGCGGCTGGAGTCCTTCCCCGAGGTGCTGTACGTGGCGACCGGGGGCACGCGGAGCGGGGACGGCGAGTGGGCGGCGCGGGTGGCCGCGCACCGGGAGCGGCGGCCGGGGTCGTGGCGTACGGCGGAGACGACGGACCTGGTGCCGCTGCTGGCCGAGGAGGGGCCGCCGGTGCTGATCGACTGCCTGTCGCTGTGGCTGACGGACGCGATGGACGCGGTGGGGGCGTGGGACGACGCGGAGTGGGCGGGCGGCGGGGAGAAGGCGCTGCGCGAGCGGGTGGCCGAGCTGGCGGCGGCGGTGCGGTCCGCTCGGCGGACGGTGGTGGCCGTGTCCAACGAGGTCGGGTCCGGGATCGTCCCGGCGACGGCCTCCGGGCGCCGCTACCGCGACGAACTGGGCCGCCTGAACGCGTCGTTCGCCGCCGAGTGCGAGGAGGTCCTCCTGGTGGTGGCCGGCCAGGCGATGGTCCTGCGGGGCTGA
- a CDS encoding response regulator transcription factor — protein MTIRVLLADDQALLRSAFRVLVDSEPDMEVVGEASDGAEAVRLAQEQGADVVLMDIRMPGTDGLAATRLISADPALGHVRVVILTTFEVDDYVIQALRAGASGFLGKGSEPEELLSAIRVAAGGEALLSPAATKGLIARFLARGDDGDGADPARAERLDALTGREREVLVQVAGGHSNDEIAERLEVSPLTVKTHVNRAMAKLGARDRAQLVVIAYESGLVRPRMD, from the coding sequence ATGACGATCCGTGTCCTGCTCGCCGACGACCAGGCACTGCTGCGCAGCGCGTTCCGCGTGCTCGTCGACTCCGAGCCCGACATGGAGGTCGTGGGGGAGGCCTCCGACGGCGCCGAAGCGGTCCGCCTCGCCCAGGAACAGGGCGCCGACGTCGTCCTGATGGACATCCGGATGCCCGGCACCGACGGCCTCGCCGCCACCCGGCTGATCAGCGCCGACCCCGCCCTCGGCCACGTCCGGGTCGTCATCCTGACCACCTTCGAGGTCGACGACTACGTCATCCAGGCGCTGCGCGCGGGCGCCTCCGGCTTCCTCGGCAAGGGCAGCGAACCCGAGGAACTCCTCAGCGCCATCCGCGTCGCCGCCGGCGGCGAGGCCCTGCTGTCCCCAGCCGCCACCAAGGGCCTGATCGCCCGCTTCCTCGCCCGCGGCGACGACGGCGACGGCGCCGACCCGGCGCGCGCCGAACGCCTCGACGCCCTCACCGGGCGGGAGCGTGAGGTCCTCGTCCAGGTCGCGGGCGGCCACTCCAACGACGAGATCGCCGAACGCCTCGAAGTCAGCCCGCTCACCGTGAAGACCCACGTCAACCGGGCCATGGCCAAGCTGGGCGCCCGGGACCGGGCCCAGCTCGTGGTCATCGCGTACGAGTCCGGGCTGGTCCGTCCGCGGATGGACTGA
- a CDS encoding PspA/IM30 family protein: MIFRAKANKALDRAEDPRETLDYSYQKQLELLQKVRRGVADVATSRKRLELQLNQLQQQSTKLEDQGRKALALGREDLAREALSRRAALQQQVTDLETQHSTLQGEEEKLTLAAQRLQAKVDAFRTKKETIKATYTAAQAQTRIGEAFSGISEEMGDVGLAIQRAEDKTQQLQARAGAIDELLASGALDDPSGMAKDDIAAELDRLSGGTDVELELQRMKAELAGGSSSQQQAIEGGTGQGQSQQQPQDTPRFDKQ; the protein is encoded by the coding sequence ATGATCTTCCGCGCGAAGGCGAACAAGGCCCTTGACCGGGCCGAGGACCCGCGCGAGACCCTCGATTACTCGTACCAGAAGCAGCTGGAGCTGCTGCAGAAGGTGCGCCGGGGCGTCGCCGACGTGGCGACCTCCCGCAAGCGTCTCGAACTGCAGCTCAACCAGTTGCAGCAGCAGTCCACCAAGTTGGAGGACCAGGGCCGCAAGGCGCTCGCGCTCGGCCGCGAGGACCTGGCCCGCGAGGCGCTGTCCCGGCGCGCGGCGCTCCAGCAGCAGGTGACCGACCTGGAGACGCAGCACTCCACCCTCCAGGGCGAGGAGGAGAAGCTCACCCTCGCGGCCCAGCGGCTCCAGGCCAAGGTGGACGCGTTCCGCACGAAGAAGGAGACCATCAAGGCCACCTACACCGCCGCCCAGGCGCAGACCCGGATCGGCGAGGCGTTCTCCGGCATCTCCGAGGAGATGGGCGACGTCGGGCTGGCGATCCAGCGGGCCGAGGACAAGACGCAGCAGCTGCAGGCGCGGGCCGGCGCCATCGACGAGCTGCTCGCCTCCGGCGCGCTCGACGACCCCTCCGGCATGGCCAAGGACGACATCGCGGCCGAGCTGGACCGGCTCTCCGGTGGTACGGATGTAGAGCTGGAGCTGCAGCGCATGAAGGCGGAGCTGGCCGGCGGTTCGTCCTCGCAGCAGCAGGCGATCGAGGGCGGCACCGGGCAGGGGCAGTCCCAGCAGCAGCCGCAGGACACCCCGCGCTTCGACAAGCAGTAG
- a CDS encoding class I SAM-dependent methyltransferase, translated as MPPSPLSPSTTDTASRSAPDLFHEPRREDCPWCGARTLRTRLRTTDPTGHLPGTFAVDECRGCGHVFQNPRLVTEGLALPHGDFYAGHLEDFAARVLSARAVRRRHRATAHKLSELPEPESWLDVGTGYGHFPEAAREFFGYTSFDGLDPSPRVLEARAAGRVEEAHVGRLAGPGMTTRLRGRYDVVSMFHHLQHMPDPRAELRAALAVLRPGGHLVVEVPDPRSGFAALLGRRWLPYGQPRHLHLVPVANLCAELECRGCRVLVVDRAAPHVPYDLSAAVSLAVAGAPLAVRAAAAPFATAASVLDLAVSPLARHTPLSNAYRVVARKEPRPTPKPRPGAA; from the coding sequence ATGCCACCCTCGCCACTCTCGCCCTCCACCACGGACACCGCGTCGCGCTCCGCCCCCGACCTGTTCCACGAACCGCGTCGCGAGGACTGCCCCTGGTGCGGCGCGCGCACCCTGCGCACCCGGCTGCGCACCACCGACCCGACCGGGCACCTGCCGGGCACGTTCGCCGTCGACGAGTGCCGGGGCTGCGGGCACGTCTTCCAGAACCCGCGGCTCGTCACGGAGGGGCTCGCCCTGCCCCACGGCGACTTCTACGCGGGCCACCTGGAGGACTTCGCGGCCCGCGTGCTGTCCGCCCGCGCGGTACGGCGCCGGCACCGGGCCACCGCCCACAAGCTGTCCGAGCTGCCCGAGCCGGAGAGCTGGCTCGACGTGGGCACCGGGTACGGCCACTTCCCCGAGGCGGCGAGGGAGTTCTTCGGCTACACCTCGTTCGACGGGCTCGATCCCTCGCCGCGCGTCCTGGAGGCCCGCGCGGCCGGGCGGGTGGAGGAGGCGCACGTGGGGCGGCTGGCCGGGCCGGGCATGACGACGCGGTTGCGGGGCCGCTACGACGTGGTGAGCATGTTCCACCACCTCCAGCACATGCCGGACCCGCGCGCGGAACTGCGAGCGGCGCTGGCCGTGCTGCGGCCCGGGGGGCATCTCGTCGTCGAAGTGCCGGATCCCCGCAGCGGGTTCGCCGCGCTGCTCGGCCGGCGGTGGCTGCCGTACGGGCAGCCGCGCCACCTCCATCTGGTGCCGGTGGCCAACCTGTGCGCGGAGTTGGAGTGCCGGGGGTGCAGGGTCCTGGTCGTCGACCGGGCCGCTCCCCACGTCCCCTACGATCTCTCGGCGGCCGTCAGCCTCGCTGTGGCCGGCGCGCCCCTCGCCGTTCGGGCGGCGGCGGCACCCTTCGCCACGGCAGCCTCCGTCCTCGACCTGGCGGTCTCTCCCCTGGCCCGCCACACCCCCCTCTCCAACGCGTACCGGGTCGTGGCCCGCAAGGAGCCCAGACCGACGCCGAAACCACGACCCGGCGCCGCCTGA
- a CDS encoding DUF3043 domain-containing protein codes for MPVHPLPLVFVFRSRAKEEKAPAAKAGLTDSKQTRDPQAPKGRPTPKRSEAQSQRRSVASTPTNRKDAAKRQREERRQAMDRQRKALAGGDERYLPARDKGPVRRFARDWVDSRFNVAEFFLPLAVVILVLSVVRVPAIQSIALLLWLIVIVLIVLDAAVSGFRLKKRLAERFPDANRRGAVAYALMRSLQMRRLRLPKPQVKRGERP; via the coding sequence ATGCCGGTGCACCCCTTACCCTTGGTCTTTGTGTTCCGTAGCCGCGCCAAGGAAGAGAAGGCCCCCGCCGCCAAGGCGGGGCTGACCGACTCCAAGCAGACCCGTGACCCCCAGGCCCCGAAGGGCCGGCCGACCCCCAAGCGCAGTGAGGCCCAGTCCCAGCGCCGCAGCGTCGCCAGCACTCCGACGAACCGCAAGGACGCCGCGAAGCGTCAGCGGGAGGAGCGCCGCCAGGCGATGGACCGGCAGCGCAAGGCGCTCGCCGGCGGCGACGAGCGGTATCTGCCCGCCCGGGACAAGGGCCCGGTCCGCAGGTTCGCCCGTGACTGGGTCGACTCCCGGTTCAACGTGGCGGAGTTCTTCCTGCCGCTGGCCGTGGTCATCCTGGTGCTGAGCGTGGTGCGGGTGCCGGCGATCCAGAGCATCGCGCTGCTGCTGTGGCTGATCGTGATCGTGCTGATCGTGCTGGACGCGGCGGTCAGCGGCTTCCGGCTGAAGAAGCGGCTGGCGGAGCGGTTCCCGGACGCGAACCGGCGGGGCGCGGTCGCCTACGCCCTGATGCGCTCCCTCCAGATGCGCCGGCTCCGGCTGCCGAAGCCGCAGGTCAAGCGCGGAGAGCGGCCCTGA